TCTCCTTTTTCAGTTTATCTTTGCGGATGGTTTTTACGGCGCTGGCCAAACGTTGTAAATCCCCATCTGTCAAGTCTTTGGAGGTCAGAATAATGACTGGCAAGTCGCTGGTTTTAGGATTCTGGCGCAGTTGTTCAAGGACGCTGAAGCCATCCACGTCAGGCATCAACAGATCAAGTATTAGTAAATGCGGCGGGGAGTTGGCAACCATGGCCAGCGCCTCTTTACCATTACTGGCAGTCTCCACAATAAAGCCTTTGGCCTCTAAAAAATTCTTTAAAAATTCCTGCACACCAAGGTCATCGTCGACAATTAACAGGCGCTTGGTCGATACCCCCCTCGATACACGCCCGATCTCCTCCAGTAGTAATTTGTTGTGCACAGGTTTCGGCACGTATCCGGCAGCGCCTAAAGCCCACGCCGTATCCGTGTCCTTTGAGACCGAGGAAATGATTATCGGAATGGCAACAGTTTCCGGAGCAGATTTCAAATGCCTGAGGACCTCCCAGCCATCCATATTAGGCATCAACAGATCAAGGCTGATCACGTCTGGTTGAAGTGCTTTCGCCATCTCCAGCCCTTCTTTACCACTCCTGGCCAAAAGCACCTTGTAACCGCCTTCGATCAGATAGTTTGACAGGGTGGTGCGGGCCTCTTCCTCATCATCAACAACCAAAACAGTCTGGGCGGCGGAATGTTGGTCACTTACCATATTTGGAGTGGGCAGAGCAGCGTTGGTTTCTAAAGGAAGCTTGACACCTGAAATGCTGGTTGGCAGGGTAAGGGTAAAGGTGCTGCCAACACCAGGAGTCGACTCGACCGTGATATTGCCCCCCAGAAGAATTGCCAGCTTCTTGGAAATGGTCAAGCCTAGGCCTGTTCCTTCCTGAGCTCTGGTAAACGAACCATCAACCTGGCGAAACTGATCAAAGATAGTCGCCAGATCGTCAGCTGAGATGCCAATACCGCTATCTTTTACTATGAAAGAGATCTTATCGTCTGCGGTATTAACAGTTATATTAATTAACCCCTTCTCTGTAAATTTTATGGCGTTTGAGCAAAAATTCAGCAGTATCTGATACAGCTTATCTTCATCAGAAAACAGGAGAGGCACCTGATCAATATTCGTTTCAAACTGGATGTTTTTCTTTTGAGCAATGGGCGTTACGGTCTCTAAAACACGGTCAATAATCCTCTGTGCTGCAAATTTTGTTGGGAAAACATCCATGCGGCCTGATTCAATTTTGGTCAGGTCAAGGATGTCGTTGATCAGATTAAGCAGTTGGCGGCCGTTTCGGTCAATAACCTTGAGGTATTCCACTGCCTTGGCCGGGTCCTTGTCAACACCTCTGCTGATCATCAACTGCGATAGACTCATGATGCTGTTTAACGGGGTACGCAGTTCATGGCTCATGTTGGAGAGAAACTCAGATTTTAACTTATCAGCCGCCTGGACCTGAACACCTCTTGCCTCCAGTTCAGCGGTCTGGGCCTGTAATTCGTCGCGCTGCGCCTCCATCTCTTGGGATTGGGCCTGTAGTTCATTGTTGATAGCGCCAAGCTCCTCATTCTGGGCATTAATTTCGCTGGTCTTGGCCTGCAGCTCTTCATTTGCCTGCTGAGAGGCAGCAAAAAGTTCCTTTATCTCTTTGCTTTGAATGGCGTTATTCAGGAGGCTGGATACTGCACTGGACGCTTCATCGACAAACTGTTTCTTTTTGGTATTTATGAACTCAAATGAGGCGACCTCCAGAATAGCCAGCAGCTCGTGCTCATAGATTATCGGCACGGCGTAGATGCAGGTTGGCGGCTCACTGACTGTGCCGCTATTGGCACAGGCGTCA
The sequence above is a segment of the Desulfobulbaceae bacterium genome. Coding sequences within it:
- a CDS encoding response regulator is translated as MNFLNQLSIKARITVLFIFFLLLFALFGLFTMQRAQILGELTRTLYKHPLKVSTAALAAESGVVKMHRGMKDLVIVSSQMEINMTIQSVQAQEKEVYQNLDIIKKKILGTEGKELIQETFELFSGWKPIRLEVVDLVIQGDKEGAARITLKKGADHVAKIEQKMQELSRYAHGKADSYMASADDTLQQIKTMIFGAICLVVFVCLLSAFVVISSITRSLRLLQTKMSQITSSGDMSPIDLPGKNEITELASHFNILVSMIKDQLWLRNSIDEINRVLSGDQTLEELTDKCISIISRSIDACAGAFYLYDNKSRTCNLTASFAFVERNYLAGSFAEGEGIIGQVAIEKKPILLKNISRSDACANSGTVSEPPTCIYAVPIIYEHELLAILEVASFEFINTKKKQFVDEASSAVSSLLNNAIQSKEIKELFAASQQANEELQAKTSEINAQNEELGAINNELQAQSQEMEAQRDELQAQTAELEARGVQVQAADKLKSEFLSNMSHELRTPLNSIMSLSQLMISRGVDKDPAKAVEYLKVIDRNGRQLLNLINDILDLTKIESGRMDVFPTKFAAQRIIDRVLETVTPIAQKKNIQFETNIDQVPLLFSDEDKLYQILLNFCSNAIKFTEKGLINITVNTADDKISFIVKDSGIGISADDLATIFDQFRQVDGSFTRAQEGTGLGLTISKKLAILLGGNITVESTPGVGSTFTLTLPTSISGVKLPLETNAALPTPNMVSDQHSAAQTVLVVDDEEEARTTLSNYLIEGGYKVLLARSGKEGLEMAKALQPDVISLDLLMPNMDGWEVLRHLKSAPETVAIPIIISSVSKDTDTAWALGAAGYVPKPVHNKLLLEEIGRVSRGVSTKRLLIVDDDLGVQEFLKNFLEAKGFIVETASNGKEALAMVANSPPHLLILDLLMPDVDGFSVLEQLRQNPKTSDLPVIILTSKDLTDGDLQRLASAVKTIRKDKLKKE